The genomic interval CCCTGATCGTCACCGTCGTCATCGTCGGCATGCTGCTCGTCGCCTTGCTGGTGTCGGTCTACGATGCGCGCCTGGAAGCCCGCGCCGCCAGCCTGTACGCGTCGATGCAGATCGCCGAGCAGCGCAAGCACCTGTATTTGCACGAACTGGAAGCACGGGTCGAGGCCGAGCGCCTGAACCAGCTGAAGGATGAATTCCTCTCCACCGTGTCGCACGAGCTGCGCACCCCCCTGAACGCCATCCTCGGCTGGTCGCAACTGCTGTCCCAGAAAGGGCCCGTCAGCGACGTCATGCTGCGCAAGGGACTCGAGACGATCGAGCGCAACGCGCGCGCCCAGGTGCAGCTGATCGACGACCTGCTCGACATGAGCCGCATCCTCTCGGGCAAGGTCAGGCTCGACCTGCAGCCGGCCTGGCCGGCCGAGATTGTCGGCGCCGTGGTCGAGTCGCTGCGGCCGACGGCGCTGGCCAAGCGCATCCGCCTCGAAGCCGAACTCGATGCCGCGGCCGGCCCGGTGCTGGCCGACGGCGGCCGCCTGCAGCAGGTGATGTGGAACCTGGTATCGAATGCCGTCAAGTTCACCCAGACCGGTGGCGAAGTGCGGGTGTCGATGCGGCGCGAAGGCGAGCAGCTGGCGATTGCCATCGTCGACAACGGCGCCGGCATCAAGGCCGATTTCCTGGCGCACGTGTTCGACCGCTTCCGCCAGGCCGATACCTCGACCACGCGCCAGCATGGCGGCCTGGGACTGGGCCTGTCGATCGTGCGCCAGCTGGTCGAGCTGCATGGCGGCACGGTCGGTGTCGAGAGCGCGGGCGAAGGGCAGGGCGCCACCTTCACCGTCCGCATCCCGCTGCAGCCGGCGCTGCCGCCCCGGGATGTGGCATCCGATACGCCGCGGGGCGACGACGGTGTCACCCCCGTCCGGGCGCAGGCCGACCTGGCCGGCCTCACCATCCTGGCGCTGGACGACGAACCCGATTCGCTCGAGGTGGTGCAGGAGATCCTGTCCGCCACCGGTGCCCGCGTGATCGCCGCGCGCAATCCGCTCGAGGCCCTGCGCGTGCTCGAGGAAGAACGTCCGCAGCTCCTGATCAGCGATATCGGCATGCCGGGACTCGACGGTTTCGAGCTCATCCGCCGCGTGCGCGCGCTGGCCGACCCGAAGCTGGCGGCGATGCCGGCACTGGCGCTGTCCGCCTTCGCGCGCAAGGAAGACCGCCAGCGCGCGGTCGAGTGCGGCTTCACCGATTACCTGGTCAAGCCGGTCACGCCGGCCCTGCTGGTGGACGCCGCTGCGGCCTTGCTGGACGACGCCGCGCGCCGCCGCACCGCCGGCCAGGGCGCCTGAGTCCAATCTTTCGGCAGCTTTGCCCGTGGGCGCCGCGCCTGTCCGGCGGTGCTCGCCTTCCTCTTCCCTACCTGCAAGAAAAGAAGCGATAATCCCGCTTCTGTCCGCTGACATCACAGGAGTAGCCAGTGCAAGACCACGACCATCACGACGAGGCCGATCAGCCCGCCAGCCCAAGCCGCCGCCGCATCTTCCAGGCAGCGGCCGCCGTCGGCATCGGCGCCGGCCTGCCGGGTGCCGCCGAAGCCGCGACCAGGCGCCCCGCGAAACCGGCTGCCTCGCTCGACGCCAAGCTCAAGGCGCATGTCAAGAACGTGGTCGTGATCTTCCTGGAGAACCGCAGCTTCAACAACCTGTTTGCCGGCTTCCCGGGACTGGCCGAGCCCATGCCTGCTACTGCACCGCAGAAGGACCGCGACGGCTCGACCCTGGCCGAGTTGCCGAAGATCTGGGGCGGCATGGTGCCGGGACGCCAGGACATCGGCGGCAAGGAATACCAGATCGGCGAGGACAAGATCGTCCACCTGCCGAACGGGCCCTGGAAGCTGGTCGATACCGAAGGCAAGCCGCTGCCGGAAGGCCTCGTCACACGCGACCTGGTGCACAATTTTTATCACAACCAGATGCAGATCAACGGCGGCAGGAACGACGGCTTCGTCGCCTGGGGCGACTCCGGCGCGCTGGTGATGGGTTATTACGGCGAGACGGCGAAAAACCTCGGCCTGTGGCAGATCGCGCGCGAGTACACGCTGTGCGACAACTTCTTCATGGGCGCCTTTGGCGGCTCTTACCTGAACCACCAGTTCCTGATCAGCGGACGCACGCCGGAATTCTTCAACGCCGCCGAGACGCCGGCGAAGAAGAAGATCACGGTGCTGGCCGACGGCCCGCTCGGCCACCGGCTGGCCGTGGCGCCCGAGTCGCCCAAGTCGGCCTTGGCGGGCAAGCCGAAGTTCGTCAACGCCGGCACCATCACGCCGGACGGCTACGCGGTCAACACGATGGCGCCGCCTTACCAGCCGAGCTGGGTGCGCCCGGCCCCGGGGGCGACGCCAACGCGGCCGATCCGAACGACCCCTCGGTGCTGCCGCCACAAAGCTACGACACCATCGGCGACCTGCTCGCGCGCGGGCGTGAGCTGGGCCTGGGCCTGGTATGGCGGCGCCTGGCAAGCGGCGCTCGACGGCCGCGGCGCCGGCCAGCGGCCGAATTTCCAGCACCATCACCAGCCCTTTAATTACTTCAGGCAGTTCGCACCGGGCACCCGCGCGCGCGAAGAACACCTGCTTGACGGCGGGCTGGGCGACAGCCCGATCTCGAACCGCTTCATCGCCGATGCGGTGGCTGGCAAGCTGCCGGCGGTGAGCTTCTACAAACCGCAAGGCAACCTGAACCTGCACGCCGGCTATTCGGACATCGAGTCGGGCGACGCCCACGTGGCGAACGTCATCGAGCACCTGAAAAAATCGCCGCAGTGGAAGGACATGGTGGTGCTGGTGACCTTTGACGAGAACGGCGGCTGGTGGGACCACGTCGCGCCGCCCCAGGGCGACCGCTGGGGACCGGGCTCGCGCATCCCGGCCATCGTGGTGTCGCCGCATGCGAAGAAGGGCGCCGTCGACCACAACTTCTACGACACGACCTCGGTCCTGCGCTTCATCACGCGCCTGCACGGCCTGCCGCTGCTGGAAGGCCTGGCCGCGCGCGATGCCGCATTCGCCAAGCGCGGTGCGCGCGGGCCTGGCGACCTGACGGCGACGCTCAGCTTCCGCTAGCGCCTGCACCGCTCGCTGCACCCACGAAGCCGGCCATGCGCCGGCTTTTTCATATGCTTATGCGATTTTCTATTGCCAAAAGGCTACCGCGCGCTGGGTTCCGGAACGCGGCGGTACACTGATTTTCGGCTCGAGAATGCGCGCACCGTGACGCAGGCAGCGTCGGGGCGTCGCGCGGAGATGCCGATGCCAATGTAAGTGGAGCGGCACAGCGAGGACGTGATGCCGGCTCCATCCCCAACCCCCAGGAGAGCATCATGCAAAAAAACAAAGCATTGAAAGGACTGCTCGCCGTATCGGCAGTAGCAGCCATGTTGAGCGCCTTCGGCGTCCAGGCACAAACGGCCACCAGCTCCACCCAGAGCGCAGCCGACCTGCAGAAGCAGAGCGACCAGGGCAAACCTAACCTGACGGGCAAGGCCGCCCGCGACGGCACCGTCGGCAACACCAACAGCCAGGGCATGGAAGACCGCAGCGGCCAGGTCGGCTCGAGCACGGCCGGTTCCACCACCGCTGCCGGCACCCACGGCGCCAGCGGGCCACCAGAGCGGCACCGCCGGTACCGCCGGCATGAGCGGCAGCACCGGCGCAGGCGCGGCCGGCATGTCGACCCAGACCTCGGGCCAGTCGG from Massilia sp. Se16.2.3 carries:
- a CDS encoding MHYT domain-containing protein; translated protein: MLIGRYDPSLVLVSVLVAVFASFTALSVAGRVKQSRGYGSLAWTAGGAIAMGSGIWAMHFIGMLAFSLPITLGYDLWLTLLSLLLPIVVCGMALWQLREPELARSQLASSSILMGIGINAMHYTGMAAMRMEPGIVYDPWLFALSVAIAIASSFGALWIAFRLRQGAVGAGSVQAAAAVVMGFAIAGMHYTGMAAAGFPAGSVCSAATGWISQHNLALIVTVVIVGMLLVALLVSVYDARLEARAASLYASMQIAEQRKHLYLHELEARVEAERLNQLKDEFLSTVSHELRTPLNAILGWSQLLSQKGPVSDVMLRKGLETIERNARAQVQLIDDLLDMSRILSGKVRLDLQPAWPAEIVGAVVESLRPTALAKRIRLEAELDAAAGPVLADGGRLQQVMWNLVSNAVKFTQTGGEVRVSMRREGEQLAIAIVDNGAGIKADFLAHVFDRFRQADTSTTRQHGGLGLGLSIVRQLVELHGGTVGVESAGEGQGATFTVRIPLQPALPPRDVASDTPRGDDGVTPVRAQADLAGLTILALDDEPDSLEVVQEILSATGARVIAARNPLEALRVLEEERPQLLISDIGMPGLDGFELIRRVRALADPKLAAMPALALSAFARKEDRQRAVECGFTDYLVKPVTPALLVDAAAALLDDAARRRTAGQGA
- the acpA gene encoding acid phosphatase → MQDHDHHDEADQPASPSRRRIFQAAAAVGIGAGLPGAAEAATRRPAKPAASLDAKLKAHVKNVVVIFLENRSFNNLFAGFPGLAEPMPATAPQKDRDGSTLAELPKIWGGMVPGRQDIGGKEYQIGEDKIVHLPNGPWKLVDTEGKPLPEGLVTRDLVHNFYHNQMQINGGRNDGFVAWGDSGALVMGYYGETAKNLGLWQIAREYTLCDNFFMGAFGGSYLNHQFLISGRTPEFFNAAETPAKKKITVLADGPLGHRLAVAPESPKSALAGKPKFVNAGTITPDGYAVNTMAPPYQPSWVRPAPGATPTRPIRTTPRCCRHKATTPSATCSRAGVSWAWAWYGGAWQAALDGRGAGQRPNFQHHHQPFNYFRQFAPGTRAREEHLLDGGLGDSPISNRFIADAVAGKLPAVSFYKPQGNLNLHAGYSDIESGDAHVANVIEHLKKSPQWKDMVVLVTFDENGGWWDHVAPPQGDRWGPGSRIPAIVVSPHAKKGAVDHNFYDTTSVLRFITRLHGLPLLEGLAARDAAFAKRGARGPGDLTATLSFR